In one Balaenoptera musculus isolate JJ_BM4_2016_0621 chromosome 2, mBalMus1.pri.v3, whole genome shotgun sequence genomic region, the following are encoded:
- the SLC22A17 gene encoding solute carrier family 22 member 17 isoform X2 — protein MGSSLSLAVPPGPLSFEALLAQVGALGGGQQLQLGLCCLPVLFVALGMASDPIFTLAPPLHCHYGAFAPNASGWEQPPNASGVSVASAALAASAASRIATSTDPSCSGFAPPDFNHCLKDWDYNGLPVLTTNAIGQWDLVCDLGWQVILEQILFILGFASGYLFLGYPADRFGRRGIVLLTLGLVGPCGVGGAAAGSSTGVMALRFLLGFLLAGVDLGVYLMRLELCDPTQRLRVALAGELVGVGGHFLFLGLALVSKDWRFLQRMITAPCILFLFYGWPGLFLESARWLIVKRQIEEAQSVLRILAERNRPHGQMLGEEAQEALQDLENTCPLPATSSFSFASLLNYRNIWKNLLILGFTNFIAHAIRHCYQPVGGGGSPSDFYLCSLLASGTAALACVFLGVTVDRFGRRGILLLSMTLTGIASLVLLGLWDYLNEAAITTFSVLGLFSSQTAGILSTLLAAEVIPTTVRGRGLGLIMALGALGGLSGPAQRLHMGHGAFLQHVVLAACALLCILSIMLLPETKRKLLPEVLRDGELCRRPSLLRQPPPNRCDHVPLLATPNPAL, from the exons ATGGGCAGCAGCCTGTCGCTGGCCGTGCCCCCCGGCCCCCTCAGCTTCGAGGCGCTGCTCGCCCAGGTGGGGGCGCTGGGCGGCGGCCAGCAGCTGCAGCTCGGCCTCTGCTGCCTGCCCGTGCTCTTTGTGGCGCTGGGCATGGCCTCGGACCCCATCTTCACGCTGGCGCCCCCGCTGCATTGCCACTACGGGGCCTTCGCCCCCAACGCCTCTGGCTGGGAGCAGCCCCCCAACGCCAGCGGCGTCAGCGTCGCCAGCGCCGCCCTAGCAGCCAGCGCCGCCAGCCGCATCGCCACCAGTACGGACCCCTCGTGCAGTGGCTTCGCCCCGCCGGACTTCAACCACTGCCTCAAGGACTGGGACTATAACGGCCTCCCCGTGCTCACCACCAACGCCATCGGCCAG TGGGATCTGGTGTGTGACCTGGGCTGGCAGGTGATCCTGGAGCAGATCCTCTTCATCTTGGGCTTTGCCTCTGGCTACCTGTTCCTGGGCTACCCGGCAGACAG GTTTGGCCGTCGTGGGATTGTGTTGCTGACCTTGGGACTGGTGGGCCCCTGTGGAGTGGGAGGGGCTGCTGCAGGCTCTTCCACAGGTGTCATGGCCCTCCGATTCCTCCTGGGCTTTCTGCTTGCCGGCGTTGACCTTGGTGTCTACCTGATGC GCCTGGAGCTGTGCGACCCAACCCAGAGGCTTCGGGTGGCCCTGGCAGGGGAGTTGGTGGGGGTAGGGGGGCACTTCCTGTTCCTGGGCCTGGCCCTTGTCTCTAAGGACTGGCGATTTCTGCAGCGAATGATCACCGCTCCCTGCATCCTCTTCCTGTTTTATGG aTGGCCTGGTCTGTTTCTGGAGTCCGCACGGTGGCTGATAGTGAAGCGACAGATTGAGGAGGCCCAGTCTGTGCTGAGGATACTGGCTGAGCGGAACCGGCCCCATGGGCAGATGCTGGGAGAGGAGGCCCAGGAGGCCCTGCAGG aCCTGGAGAAcacctgccctctccctgcaACATCCTCCTTTTCCTTCGCTTCCCTCCTCAACTACCGCAACATCTGGAAAAATCTACTTATCCTGGGATTCACCAA CTTTATTGCCCACGCCATTCGCCACTGCTACCAgcctgtgggaggaggagggagcccaTCGGACTTCTACCTGTGCTCCTTGCTGGCCAGCGGCACAGCTGCCCTGGCCTGCGTCTTCCTGGGGGTCACCGTGGACCGATTTGGCCGCCGGGGCATCCTGCTTCTCTCGATGACCCTCACTGGCATTGCGTCCCTGGTCCTGCTGGGCCTGTGGGATT ATCTGAACGAGGCCGCCATCACCACCTTCTCCGTCCTTGGCCTCTTCTCCTCCCAAACTGCTGGCATCCTCAGCACCCTCCTTGCTGCTGAAGTCATCCCTACCACTGTCCG GGGCCGAGGCCTGGGCCTGATCATGGCACTGGGGGCACTTGGCGGGCTGAGTGGCCCAGCCCAGCGCCTCCACATGGGCCATGGAGCTTTCCTGCAGCACGTGGTGCTGGCGGCCTGTGCTCTCCTCTGCATCCTCAGCATCATGCTTCTGCCGGAGACCAAACGCAAGCTTCTGCCCGAGGTGCTCCGGGATGGGGAGCTGTGCCGCCGGCCTTCCCTGCTGCGGCAGCCACCCCCTAACCGCTGTGACCACGTTCCACTGCTTgccacccccaaccctgccctcTGA
- the SLC22A17 gene encoding solute carrier family 22 member 17 isoform X1 has protein sequence MGSSLSLAVPPGPLSFEALLAQVGALGGGQQLQLGLCCLPVLFVALGMASDPIFTLAPPLHCHYGAFAPNASGWEQPPNASGVSVASAALAASAASRIATSTDPSCSGFAPPDFNHCLKDWDYNGLPVLTTNAIGQWDLVCDLGWQVILEQILFILGFASGYLFLGYPADRFGRRGIVLLTLGLVGPCGVGGAAAGSSTGVMALRFLLGFLLAGVDLGVYLMRLELCDPTQRLRVALAGELVGVGGHFLFLGLALVSKDWRFLQRMITAPCILFLFYGWPGLFLESARWLIVKRQIEEAQSVLRILAERNRPHGQMLGEEAQEALQDLENTCPLPATSSFSFASLLNYRNIWKNLLILGFTNFIAHAIRHCYQPVGGGGSPSDFYLCSLLASGTAALACVFLGVTVDRFGRRGILLLSMTLTGIASLVLLGLWDCEHPPFPTVWAQQRNPSRDLNEAAITTFSVLGLFSSQTAGILSTLLAAEVIPTTVRGRGLGLIMALGALGGLSGPAQRLHMGHGAFLQHVVLAACALLCILSIMLLPETKRKLLPEVLRDGELCRRPSLLRQPPPNRCDHVPLLATPNPAL, from the exons ATGGGCAGCAGCCTGTCGCTGGCCGTGCCCCCCGGCCCCCTCAGCTTCGAGGCGCTGCTCGCCCAGGTGGGGGCGCTGGGCGGCGGCCAGCAGCTGCAGCTCGGCCTCTGCTGCCTGCCCGTGCTCTTTGTGGCGCTGGGCATGGCCTCGGACCCCATCTTCACGCTGGCGCCCCCGCTGCATTGCCACTACGGGGCCTTCGCCCCCAACGCCTCTGGCTGGGAGCAGCCCCCCAACGCCAGCGGCGTCAGCGTCGCCAGCGCCGCCCTAGCAGCCAGCGCCGCCAGCCGCATCGCCACCAGTACGGACCCCTCGTGCAGTGGCTTCGCCCCGCCGGACTTCAACCACTGCCTCAAGGACTGGGACTATAACGGCCTCCCCGTGCTCACCACCAACGCCATCGGCCAG TGGGATCTGGTGTGTGACCTGGGCTGGCAGGTGATCCTGGAGCAGATCCTCTTCATCTTGGGCTTTGCCTCTGGCTACCTGTTCCTGGGCTACCCGGCAGACAG GTTTGGCCGTCGTGGGATTGTGTTGCTGACCTTGGGACTGGTGGGCCCCTGTGGAGTGGGAGGGGCTGCTGCAGGCTCTTCCACAGGTGTCATGGCCCTCCGATTCCTCCTGGGCTTTCTGCTTGCCGGCGTTGACCTTGGTGTCTACCTGATGC GCCTGGAGCTGTGCGACCCAACCCAGAGGCTTCGGGTGGCCCTGGCAGGGGAGTTGGTGGGGGTAGGGGGGCACTTCCTGTTCCTGGGCCTGGCCCTTGTCTCTAAGGACTGGCGATTTCTGCAGCGAATGATCACCGCTCCCTGCATCCTCTTCCTGTTTTATGG aTGGCCTGGTCTGTTTCTGGAGTCCGCACGGTGGCTGATAGTGAAGCGACAGATTGAGGAGGCCCAGTCTGTGCTGAGGATACTGGCTGAGCGGAACCGGCCCCATGGGCAGATGCTGGGAGAGGAGGCCCAGGAGGCCCTGCAGG aCCTGGAGAAcacctgccctctccctgcaACATCCTCCTTTTCCTTCGCTTCCCTCCTCAACTACCGCAACATCTGGAAAAATCTACTTATCCTGGGATTCACCAA CTTTATTGCCCACGCCATTCGCCACTGCTACCAgcctgtgggaggaggagggagcccaTCGGACTTCTACCTGTGCTCCTTGCTGGCCAGCGGCACAGCTGCCCTGGCCTGCGTCTTCCTGGGGGTCACCGTGGACCGATTTGGCCGCCGGGGCATCCTGCTTCTCTCGATGACCCTCACTGGCATTGCGTCCCTGGTCCTGCTGGGCCTGTGGGATTGTGAGCATCCTCCCTTCCCCACGGTGTGGGCTCAGCAAAGGAACCCCAGCAGAG ATCTGAACGAGGCCGCCATCACCACCTTCTCCGTCCTTGGCCTCTTCTCCTCCCAAACTGCTGGCATCCTCAGCACCCTCCTTGCTGCTGAAGTCATCCCTACCACTGTCCG GGGCCGAGGCCTGGGCCTGATCATGGCACTGGGGGCACTTGGCGGGCTGAGTGGCCCAGCCCAGCGCCTCCACATGGGCCATGGAGCTTTCCTGCAGCACGTGGTGCTGGCGGCCTGTGCTCTCCTCTGCATCCTCAGCATCATGCTTCTGCCGGAGACCAAACGCAAGCTTCTGCCCGAGGTGCTCCGGGATGGGGAGCTGTGCCGCCGGCCTTCCCTGCTGCGGCAGCCACCCCCTAACCGCTGTGACCACGTTCCACTGCTTgccacccccaaccctgccctcTGA